In Pseudobacter ginsenosidimutans, the following are encoded in one genomic region:
- a CDS encoding RagB/SusD family nutrient uptake outer membrane protein produces MIQSITKTGVAWFVMLLFSSMSFTSCEKFVDVGHPKTQLLDSLVFQDFGTAETALLQVYIDLRSSYLANSTGRNFQFYVDDMHCYSNDPTHGTYKFFNNLLAETDESELAVHWDVPYSAIYKANKLLAGLENAGKLATASRNQLKGEALFLRALLYWRLANTFGDVPYITATDYRVNTNAVKSPREKVFEMVQKDVELAATLLPDNYPTTGRVRVNKKCAEAFLAQIYLFRKQWKEAEEMATNLISASSTYSLETDINRTFLKDSKEAIWQFAEANPGVPTQDALAYRLNVSPEDNVAYGVLTDDLMNSFETGDKRKTNWTGTFTLGPKSWNFVYKYKETKMVSTGSPEIYIVMRLSEMYLIRAEARAERENFPGAQEDIDAIRSKAGLPNTTAADKASLREAVMQERRHELFCEYAHRFFDLKRTGTITQVLGPKKPNWTDADIDFPISEKQKLLNPNLK; encoded by the coding sequence ATGATACAATCCATCACAAAGACAGGCGTTGCCTGGTTTGTAATGCTGCTTTTTTCCAGCATGAGTTTTACCAGTTGCGAAAAATTCGTGGATGTTGGCCACCCCAAAACACAGTTGCTCGACTCCCTCGTTTTCCAGGATTTCGGCACAGCAGAAACCGCCCTGTTACAGGTATACATCGATCTCCGCTCCAGTTATCTTGCCAACAGCACCGGACGCAATTTTCAATTCTATGTAGATGATATGCATTGTTACAGTAATGATCCTACACATGGCACATACAAGTTTTTCAATAACCTGCTTGCAGAAACCGATGAATCCGAACTAGCCGTTCATTGGGACGTGCCGTATAGCGCTATTTACAAAGCCAACAAATTGCTTGCCGGCCTGGAAAACGCCGGCAAACTAGCTACTGCTTCCAGGAACCAACTGAAAGGGGAAGCATTGTTTCTCCGGGCATTGTTATACTGGAGGCTGGCCAATACATTTGGCGATGTGCCTTATATCACTGCCACCGATTACAGAGTGAATACCAATGCTGTGAAATCGCCCAGGGAAAAAGTATTTGAAATGGTACAGAAAGATGTAGAGCTCGCTGCTACCTTATTACCCGACAATTATCCCACAACAGGGCGTGTAAGGGTAAATAAAAAATGCGCGGAGGCTTTTCTGGCGCAGATCTATTTATTCAGAAAACAATGGAAGGAAGCCGAAGAAATGGCCACCAACCTCATTTCAGCCAGCAGTACGTATAGCCTGGAAACCGATATCAACAGAACCTTTCTAAAAGATTCAAAAGAAGCCATCTGGCAGTTTGCAGAAGCCAACCCAGGCGTTCCTACGCAGGATGCGCTTGCTTATAGACTTAATGTGTCGCCTGAAGACAATGTTGCCTATGGCGTACTTACCGATGACCTGATGAACAGTTTTGAAACAGGAGATAAACGAAAAACAAACTGGACAGGCACTTTTACCCTTGGTCCCAAAAGCTGGAATTTTGTATACAAATACAAAGAAACAAAAATGGTCTCTACCGGTTCTCCTGAAATCTATATTGTGATGCGCCTGAGTGAGATGTACCTGATAAGAGCCGAAGCAAGGGCCGAAAGAGAAAATTTCCCGGGGGCCCAGGAAGATATCGATGCCATCAGAAGCAAAGCCGGGCTTCCCAACACAACAGCCGCCGACAAAGCTTCCTTACGCGAAGCCGTTATGCAGGAAAGAAGACATGAACTCTTCTGTGAATATGCACACCGCTTCTTCGACCTGAAACGTACTGGCACCATCACACAGGTGCTGGGTCCCAAAAAGCCAAACTGGACAGACGCAGACATCGACTTCCCCATATCTGAAAAACAAAAATTACTTAATCCCAATTTAAAATAG
- a CDS encoding SusC/RagA family TonB-linked outer membrane protein yields MQKTAYGSWLFPVGISKAPAGLGIRLPAQMLRIMRMLSFLLFVAFLSVKAEGVAQNVSINGKELTLKQVFASVEKQTGYVVFLNQDMFDEISRKVSLQVKDMPVPSLLDLLFRERPIEYIIQGKTIILSTRIIPVAKAPGLVLFAPPKPVRGKVTDENGQALAGASISVKNAKTVGITEADGSFSVNVDEGDVIVISYVEHESKEIKITAAMISSGMISVSLNKALAELNEVKVNAGYYTVKARERTGSISKVSTKTIEQQPVTNPLSALAGRVPGLEIVQASGQVGAGFKVQIRGQNSISSGNNPLMIIDGVPFPLESIGSSQVSLHLVSGVGIGAISPMNSINPQDIESIEVLKDADATAIYGSRGSNGVILITTKKGTGGKTKYEVGYSAGFSKISRRTKLMNTEQYLQMRREAFANEGKTPGAADPDVNGTWGDTKNTDWQKELAGNTARRSRYYASISGGTDRTRLLLKGTYERETTVFPGNLKYGRGSGLVNINHRSTDNKFSINFSAMYSSDNNNAIAVDLYRYALSLPPNTPDLLLPDGSLNWDLGSRENPLRNLNQRYESHAKSLNTNATIEYKFLENLTAKVSAGYSDYRLDEQRIFPYTLLFNPGLNPSSASSSTYANISNRGNWNFEPQLNFGKDFGRSRIELLAGMSFQKSITSGTTRSAIGFPSDYLIYDFKAALTSSIYSADDIKYAYSAGFGRINYNYDGKYILNLTARRDASSRFGPENRSANFAAIGGAWIFSREKFIDRLLPFLNFGKLRASYGTTGNDQIADYSYLSVYASGQEKYQTGTGLGPVRFENPVLGWEENKKLEIALELGLFNDRITTSVAWFRNRSGNQLLSYPLPSITGFNNVLQNIGALIENSGWEFELNTINIDKKNIKWRTYLNASIPRNKLLSYPDLAYSTNASKYIVGQPLDILRLYEFTGIDFNTGLYTFKDVNKDGVYNIVDRTQVGRLGTLFTGGMGNQFTFKNWSFDFFFQYVQQNKRFVSAYTGVIGNMSNLPEVLTDRSIPGAKTGTYQRAGIIAYSPAVLTANTMSYSSTLSPVSANYVKLRNLSLAYSIPELGKSSIGCKLFLQGQNLLTISRYPGADPETEFNYLPTLRTITFGASLIF; encoded by the coding sequence ATGCAAAAAACTGCTTATGGTAGTTGGTTATTTCCTGTTGGCATTTCCAAAGCGCCGGCAGGGTTGGGAATACGGCTGCCGGCTCAAATGCTGAGAATTATGAGGATGCTTTCTTTTCTCCTTTTTGTTGCTTTCCTTTCTGTAAAGGCAGAAGGAGTTGCCCAGAATGTGAGTATCAATGGTAAGGAGCTCACTTTAAAACAGGTGTTTGCTTCGGTAGAAAAACAAACAGGCTATGTAGTTTTTCTCAACCAGGATATGTTTGATGAGATCAGCAGGAAGGTCTCTCTGCAGGTAAAGGATATGCCGGTCCCTTCTTTGCTGGATTTGCTTTTCAGGGAGCGGCCCATCGAATATATTATCCAGGGGAAAACAATTATCCTTTCAACGAGAATAATTCCTGTGGCTAAAGCCCCGGGCCTTGTACTCTTCGCTCCTCCCAAACCGGTACGCGGAAAAGTGACCGATGAGAACGGACAAGCACTGGCAGGCGCTTCCATCTCAGTAAAGAACGCAAAGACTGTTGGCATCACAGAAGCTGATGGTAGTTTTTCTGTAAATGTTGATGAAGGAGATGTGATCGTGATCAGTTATGTGGAGCATGAAAGCAAGGAAATTAAGATCACTGCAGCTATGATCTCTTCGGGAATGATCAGCGTTTCACTCAACAAGGCATTGGCTGAATTGAATGAGGTGAAAGTGAATGCGGGGTATTATACGGTCAAAGCAAGAGAGCGCACGGGTTCCATCTCGAAAGTATCCACCAAAACAATCGAGCAACAACCAGTCACCAATCCCTTGTCTGCATTGGCAGGCCGGGTACCCGGACTGGAGATCGTGCAGGCAAGCGGGCAAGTAGGAGCAGGCTTCAAAGTGCAGATCCGCGGGCAGAACAGTATCTCATCTGGTAACAACCCTCTGATGATTATCGATGGCGTCCCTTTTCCACTTGAATCCATTGGTAGCTCACAGGTATCATTACATCTGGTCTCCGGCGTTGGAATTGGCGCTATCAGTCCGATGAATTCTATCAACCCGCAAGACATAGAAAGTATCGAAGTATTAAAAGATGCGGATGCTACCGCAATCTATGGTTCACGAGGATCCAATGGGGTGATCCTCATCACCACCAAAAAAGGCACTGGCGGAAAAACGAAATATGAAGTTGGATATTCAGCCGGCTTCAGTAAAATCAGCCGCCGTACCAAGTTGATGAATACCGAACAATATTTGCAAATGCGCAGGGAAGCTTTCGCCAATGAAGGCAAAACACCCGGCGCTGCCGACCCGGATGTAAATGGAACCTGGGGTGATACAAAAAACACTGACTGGCAGAAAGAACTGGCGGGCAATACTGCCCGCCGGAGCAGGTATTACGCCTCCATTTCCGGAGGTACAGACAGAACCCGGTTATTGCTGAAAGGGACCTATGAAAGGGAAACCACCGTATTCCCCGGCAACCTGAAATATGGAAGAGGATCGGGATTGGTGAATATCAATCACCGGTCGACCGACAATAAATTCTCGATCAACTTTTCCGCTATGTACAGTTCCGACAACAACAACGCTATAGCAGTAGACCTGTACAGGTATGCCCTATCACTTCCCCCCAATACGCCCGACCTGTTGTTGCCAGACGGTAGCCTTAACTGGGATCTCGGCTCCAGAGAAAATCCGCTGAGAAACCTCAATCAGCGTTATGAGTCGCATGCCAAAAGCCTTAACACGAATGCGACCATCGAATATAAATTCCTGGAAAATCTCACAGCCAAAGTAAGCGCAGGGTACTCAGATTACCGGCTCGACGAACAAAGAATTTTCCCTTACACATTGTTGTTCAATCCGGGCCTGAATCCTTCCAGCGCCAGTTCTTCTACCTATGCCAATATCAGTAATAGAGGCAACTGGAACTTCGAGCCGCAACTGAATTTCGGAAAGGATTTCGGACGCAGCAGAATTGAGTTGCTGGCAGGTATGAGTTTCCAGAAAAGTATTACCAGCGGAACCACCAGATCTGCTATAGGCTTCCCCAGCGATTACCTCATCTATGATTTCAAAGCCGCACTCACTTCCTCCATCTATTCGGCAGATGACATCAAATATGCTTACAGCGCAGGTTTCGGCAGGATCAATTATAATTACGATGGCAAATATATCCTGAACCTCACTGCCAGAAGAGATGCATCCAGCAGGTTCGGGCCCGAAAACCGTTCGGCTAATTTTGCCGCCATCGGAGGCGCCTGGATATTCAGCCGTGAAAAATTCATCGATCGTCTTCTTCCTTTCCTGAATTTTGGAAAACTGAGAGCCAGCTATGGCACTACCGGTAACGATCAGATAGCTGATTATTCTTACCTCAGCGTGTATGCAAGCGGTCAGGAAAAATACCAGACAGGAACCGGCCTGGGACCCGTCAGATTCGAAAATCCCGTGCTCGGATGGGAAGAAAACAAAAAACTGGAAATAGCCCTTGAGCTCGGCCTGTTCAACGACAGGATCACTACTTCCGTTGCCTGGTTCCGTAACAGATCTGGAAACCAACTGCTCAGTTATCCACTTCCTTCCATCACGGGTTTCAATAATGTGTTGCAGAATATCGGCGCACTGATCGAAAACTCAGGTTGGGAATTTGAATTGAATACGATCAATATCGATAAGAAAAATATCAAATGGAGGACGTATCTCAACGCTTCCATCCCACGCAACAAACTGTTGTCTTACCCCGATCTCGCCTACTCTACCAATGCCAGCAAATATATCGTTGGCCAGCCTCTTGACATTTTAAGACTCTATGAATTTACCGGCATCGATTTCAATACCGGGCTGTACACATTTAAAGATGTAAATAAAGATGGGGTCTATAATATTGTCGACAGAACGCAGGTAGGCAGACTGGGCACTTTATTCACAGGTGGTATGGGAAATCAGTTCACATTTAAGAACTGGAGCTTCGACTTCTTCTTTCAGTACGTTCAACAAAACAAACGTTTCGTTTCTGCCTATACCGGCGTTATCGGCAATATGTCCAACCTGCCGGAGGTCCTTACAGACAGAAGTATTCCGGGTGCAAAAACAGGTACGTATCAGCGTGCGGGCATTATTGCTTACAGCCCTGCAGTTTTAACGGCCAATACGATGTCGTACAGCTCCACGCTCAGTCCTGTTTCCGCAAACTATGTGAAGCTAAGGAACCTGTCGCTCGCTTACTCCATTCCTGAATTGGGCAAGTCGTCCATTGGATGCAAACTGTTTTTGCAGGGACAGAATCTTTTGACGATCTCCAGGTATCCGGGAGCCGATCCGGAAACAGAATTCAATTATCTCCCCACTTTAAGAACGATCACGTTCGGGGCATCCTTAATTTTTTAA
- a CDS encoding FecR family protein: MTNEATIASYIIRDLLGTLTETEKQELEAWRQSSEANQQLYDQYSSAEQIALEFRDRTERNKRISTQLEQFIQEQKTTSPGRILRMNKWKWIAASVIFVLGIGAYLLMENRNGPQEPVASVNAAQIQPGRDGAILTLADGSRLSLDSVRNGIVALQDGVTAKVVNGALVYEGKGNRILYNTMSTPKGRQYQLTLPDGSKVWLNAASSIKYPTAFTGQERNVQISGEAYFEVAKNSSQPFRVTVDNGMKVAVLGTSFNINAYQDDNNSYTTLIDGAVRVTAAQSGNSTILKPAQQAVQANGSALTLNSNVDVEKVMAWKNGVFNFENASLEHVMKEIERWYDIDVIYKNGIPDIKFWGKITRDVPLSGMLIALEKTKVHFKMENNRTLVVLP, translated from the coding sequence ATGACCAACGAAGCAACAATAGCATCCTATATCATCAGGGATCTGCTGGGCACATTGACTGAAACGGAAAAACAGGAACTGGAAGCCTGGAGGCAATCCTCTGAGGCCAATCAGCAACTGTACGATCAATACAGCAGCGCTGAGCAGATCGCACTTGAATTCAGGGACCGTACTGAACGGAATAAGAGGATCAGCACACAGCTGGAGCAATTTATCCAGGAGCAGAAGACAACTTCCCCCGGCCGGATACTGCGTATGAACAAATGGAAATGGATAGCGGCATCGGTAATCTTTGTGCTGGGTATCGGTGCTTACTTATTAATGGAAAACAGGAATGGCCCGCAAGAGCCGGTGGCATCGGTCAACGCAGCACAGATACAACCGGGCCGCGATGGCGCCATACTCACACTGGCAGATGGAAGCCGGTTATCGCTTGACTCAGTGCGGAATGGAATTGTTGCTTTGCAGGATGGCGTTACTGCAAAAGTGGTAAATGGCGCACTTGTGTACGAAGGCAAAGGAAATAGAATATTGTACAATACTATGTCCACTCCCAAAGGCAGGCAATATCAACTGACCTTACCAGACGGATCAAAGGTTTGGCTGAATGCTGCCAGCTCTATCAAATATCCTACGGCGTTTACAGGCCAGGAACGCAATGTACAGATAAGCGGGGAAGCATATTTTGAAGTGGCGAAGAATTCGTCACAACCATTCCGGGTGACAGTAGACAACGGAATGAAGGTAGCGGTATTGGGCACCAGTTTCAATATAAACGCATACCAGGATGATAATAACAGCTATACAACTTTGATCGATGGCGCCGTACGGGTTACTGCTGCACAATCAGGTAACAGTACAATATTAAAACCTGCACAGCAGGCTGTACAGGCAAATGGCTCCGCATTAACACTCAACAGCAATGTGGATGTAGAGAAAGTGATGGCCTGGAAAAACGGTGTCTTCAATTTCGAGAATGCTTCCCTGGAGCATGTTATGAAAGAGATTGAACGATGGTATGATATCGATGTAATTTACAAGAATGGAATACCTGATATAAAATTCTGGGGAAAGATCACCAGGGATGTTCCACTCAGCGGTATGCTGATTGCCCTGGAAAAGACAAAGGTACATTTCAAGATGGAAAACAACAGAACACTGGTAGTACTGCCCTAG
- a CDS encoding RNA polymerase sigma factor, with protein MSDNQTYDENRLLRRIIDGDEQAYTVLYHRHLDAIFYFIRKYIFILQDAEDLTSSVFQKLWLQKNSIDPQKPLRPWLYTVARNLCLNHLKLSQRRTAREAEALRLLHAGGENDFAAHEFMEELMREIETALKRLSPQTANIFSMAFLEGRSNQEIAALLNINEHTVRNQKSQALKQLRLSFRSWIMFCQLF; from the coding sequence GTGTCAGACAACCAAACATATGATGAGAACAGACTTCTCCGGCGCATTATCGACGGTGATGAGCAGGCTTATACAGTATTGTATCATCGTCACCTGGACGCTATTTTCTATTTTATCCGCAAGTATATTTTCATCCTGCAGGATGCAGAAGACCTCACTTCTTCCGTGTTCCAGAAACTCTGGCTGCAAAAGAATTCCATCGATCCGCAGAAACCCTTACGTCCCTGGCTATATACCGTTGCACGCAATCTTTGTCTCAATCATTTGAAATTATCGCAACGAAGAACAGCGAGGGAAGCTGAAGCCCTTCGCCTCTTACATGCCGGCGGGGAAAATGATTTTGCTGCGCATGAATTCATGGAAGAATTAATGCGCGAGATAGAAACCGCGCTGAAAAGACTATCCCCACAAACCGCAAATATCTTTTCGATGGCCTTCCTGGAAGGCAGGTCCAACCAGGAGATTGCGGCCCTGCTCAATATCAATGAACATACCGTACGCAACCAAAAGAGCCAGGCATTGAAACAATTACGTCTCAGTTTCCGCTCCTGGATCATGTTCTGCCAGTTATTCTAA
- the prmA gene encoding 50S ribosomal protein L11 methyltransferase produces MNYWQYSFRPLGQEQREVFVAQLSMIGFEGFEEAGDTLHAFIPEQDLNEAALNELLSEGLEVSRKLIPPTNWNAEWEKDFEPVIVHDFASIRAHFHAPIPNVQHEVIITPKMSFGTGHHATTFMMIDYMRSIDLNNKTVLDFGTGTGVLAILAEKLGAKEIVAIDNDDWSIDNAKENIEVNACKKIELLKADSLHLGRTFDVILANINKNVLLVNMTGIRQHLQDGGVVIMSGLLSGDRKDIEAAVVKEMLKVDDQKDRQNWIALQISGKP; encoded by the coding sequence ATGAATTACTGGCAATATTCATTCAGGCCATTGGGGCAGGAGCAAAGAGAGGTTTTTGTAGCGCAATTGTCTATGATCGGTTTCGAAGGATTTGAAGAAGCAGGGGACACGCTGCATGCATTCATTCCCGAGCAGGACCTTAATGAAGCTGCGCTGAATGAATTGCTTTCAGAAGGACTGGAAGTTTCCAGGAAGCTGATCCCGCCCACCAACTGGAATGCTGAATGGGAAAAGGATTTCGAGCCGGTGATCGTACATGATTTTGCAAGCATACGTGCGCATTTCCATGCGCCCATTCCCAATGTGCAGCATGAAGTGATCATCACACCGAAAATGAGTTTCGGCACCGGACACCATGCCACTACTTTCATGATGATCGATTATATGCGCAGCATCGATCTAAATAATAAAACGGTTCTCGATTTCGGTACAGGTACCGGGGTACTGGCCATTCTCGCAGAAAAACTCGGTGCAAAAGAAATTGTGGCGATCGACAATGACGACTGGAGCATCGATAATGCAAAAGAGAACATCGAAGTGAACGCTTGTAAAAAAATAGAATTATTGAAAGCTGATTCACTTCATCTGGGCAGGACCTTTGATGTGATCCTTGCGAATATCAACAAAAACGTATTACTTGTTAATATGACGGGAATCAGACAACATTTGCAGGATGGGGGTGTTGTAATCATGAGCGGGTTACTGAGTGGCGACAGAAAGGATATCGAAGCAGCAGTAGTGAAAGAAATGTTAAAGGTGGATGATCAGAAGGACCGGCAGAACTGGATAGCCCTGCAAATAAGTGGAAAACCTTAG
- the plsY gene encoding glycerol-3-phosphate 1-O-acyltransferase PlsY: MKEVLLIVIAYLIGSVPTAVWVSKAFFGIDIREYGSGNAGATNTFRVLGPRWGTFVMAIDVIKGVIATSLYIVLPYYMTNEWDRTNLMIGLGLAAVLGHIFPIWADFRGGKGVATLFGMILAIQPLVAVCCVGVFLLVLYLTRFVSLSSILASVAFAVLILFIFRAEEPLYRAFAIAVALLVILTHQKNITRLLRGSESKVPILKYRDRRKSRRRESKGEE, translated from the coding sequence ATGAAAGAGGTACTACTCATTGTAATAGCGTATTTGATAGGCTCTGTTCCGACCGCAGTTTGGGTCAGTAAGGCTTTCTTCGGTATTGACATCCGCGAATATGGAAGCGGCAATGCCGGCGCTACGAACACATTCCGCGTTTTAGGTCCCCGCTGGGGAACTTTCGTGATGGCAATCGATGTTATCAAGGGAGTTATCGCTACAAGTCTCTACATCGTTTTACCGTATTATATGACCAATGAGTGGGACAGGACCAACCTGATGATCGGTTTGGGACTGGCTGCTGTATTGGGACATATCTTCCCCATCTGGGCTGACTTCCGTGGAGGAAAGGGGGTAGCTACTTTGTTCGGTATGATCCTGGCCATTCAGCCACTGGTGGCTGTTTGCTGTGTGGGCGTTTTCCTGCTGGTACTGTACCTGACAAGGTTCGTATCACTGAGCTCCATCCTTGCCAGTGTTGCCTTTGCCGTTCTCATCCTTTTTATTTTCAGGGCTGAAGAACCACTGTACAGAGCCTTTGCCATTGCGGTGGCCCTGTTGGTGATCCTGACGCACCAAAAGAATATCACCCGTTTACTCAGGGGCAGCGAAAGCAAAGTGCCCATCCTGAAATACCGCGACCGCCGTAAGAGCCGCCGCAGGGAAAGTAAGGGAGAGGAGTAA
- a CDS encoding M48 family metallopeptidase, whose protein sequence is MQKTLIAATLALGLVSCSQNAITGKNQLTLYSDADIQNMAAQQYRQFLSENKVVSTSTSKDAEMVRRIGQRLTTAINNYYTQKGLGSELSGYQWEYNLVNSNEVNAWCMPGGKIVVYTGLLPITQNEAALAVVMGHEIAHALAKHGNERMSRASLAELGGQALSVALANKSPIAQNIFMSAYGVGTNVGVMLPFGRNQELEADKFGLMFSAMAGYNPQEAIPLWERMEKAGGGNKPPEFLSTHPSEGRRIEELKKLMPEALTYYKPVGK, encoded by the coding sequence ATGCAAAAGACACTCATTGCGGCTACGCTGGCGTTAGGGCTTGTAAGCTGCAGCCAGAATGCCATCACCGGTAAGAATCAGCTCACACTTTACAGTGATGCTGACATTCAAAACATGGCCGCACAACAATATCGTCAGTTCCTTTCAGAAAACAAGGTGGTGAGCACCAGTACCAGTAAAGATGCTGAAATGGTGAGGAGAATCGGTCAGCGACTGACAACAGCCATCAACAATTATTATACTCAAAAAGGTCTTGGCTCAGAGCTTTCAGGCTACCAGTGGGAGTACAACCTGGTGAATTCGAATGAGGTGAATGCCTGGTGTATGCCTGGAGGTAAGATCGTCGTTTATACCGGACTGTTACCTATCACACAGAATGAAGCGGCCCTGGCTGTTGTAATGGGTCACGAGATCGCACATGCGCTGGCCAAACATGGTAATGAGCGCATGAGCCGCGCTTCACTGGCAGAACTGGGTGGTCAGGCTTTATCTGTTGCATTGGCCAACAAAAGTCCGATAGCCCAGAATATTTTCATGAGCGCTTATGGTGTAGGAACCAATGTGGGAGTGATGTTGCCATTCGGCAGGAACCAGGAACTGGAGGCAGATAAGTTCGGACTGATGTTTTCCGCTATGGCAGGATACAATCCACAGGAAGCAATTCCATTGTGGGAAAGAATGGAAAAAGCAGGCGGAGGCAATAAACCACCTGAGTTTTTGAGCACTCACCCATCAGAGGGAAGACGCATAGAAGAGCTCAAAAAGCTGATGCCTGAGGCACTTACATATTATAAGCCGGTTGGCAAATAA